One genomic window of Arachis stenosperma cultivar V10309 chromosome 10, arast.V10309.gnm1.PFL2, whole genome shotgun sequence includes the following:
- the LOC130954468 gene encoding probable disease resistance protein At4g27220, whose protein sequence is MAGFGNIASNLGDLATEVAKQVGGEALASRLVSVRNSGENFELLKQELQGLLALKEDKEKEVQGDRHKDTSSAYRLWSAKVFEVAAETRQLIAKYETSTWSWKHPILSPEIEKRLKEVQQLVDKGNSVDCTVDKPPDRILKVFYAPEIMGYKTLQSALENIVDLLKSSKIQTIGVAGMKGVGKTALMQNLNNHDVVAEIFDIVIFIRLSADHTDHELQCKIAKRLKVDTEVINDPEEVARIIHEELQTKKYLLILDGAADEINLSQLGIPCNDNHSKVIITAQHRQVCTLNGAERMIEVGLLSRDEAWKMFCNTVGPVIDLPDIPEIARRVCDKCSCLPLLIQKIARSFRLKKSASSWRVGLEDLEERWPDYENEGVSELYSFLTFCYDELKDENKKKCFLYASLYPANCKVYTDYLVECWAAQNFLGDVNNTRKYQKARDRGQAILEHLTDVSLLDRGKQMIYVSMNDCMQQLALHISSKHPECSSYVQTREKLDDAQESLSWEKARWVSMIDTNLKNLPTNQDCSMLLMLLLQKNPDLSTIPQLFFKKHMRSLLVLDLYGTGIRWLPSSMSKLTGLKGLYLNHCKHLRQLPPAIGTLVLLEFLDIQGTQISFIPSLIGSLISLRCFRVPYIRNGEQNGDQTSDLDPRAISRLTKLEELVIKVVSYEDWCSNAENVMVMLASLEHLTNLQCSFPSSEILDRFLRRRSGRQFTSFQFFVGCPNSKRPQILEPFEYRICKYIRYDNSKHKNTFSVSEILPQTHAVELVHFNDIEEISEVGKENLEQIRALSLEECNGIRTLIAGNENGARDESTLPNLEQLLLNKLLLLNCVFQGPLNPGSLSKLKVLTLKNCPRLRTIFRNRAIQYLSELQKLEIHSCMELEELIVTEIGEEVLPKLEVLLLANLPRFQFICTNTILRWSSLEQVNVYRCPLLKFLPFCKDKETNLRSIRGEQGWWNELMWRHKAQYQDIFLPSSELTF, encoded by the coding sequence ATGGCTGGTTTCGGAAACATTGCTTCCAATCTCGGAGATTTGGCAACAGAGGTAGCAAAGCAGGTTGGAGGAGAAGCCCTAGCAAGCAGGTTGGTATCTGTAAGAAATTCGGGAGAGAACTTTGAACTTCTGAAGCAAGAACTGCAAGGATTACTTGCATTGAAAGAAGATAAAGAGAAGGAAGTTCAGGGAGACAGACACAAAGACACCTCAAGTGCTTATCGCTTATGGTCTGCAAAGGTGTTTGAGGTAGCTGCTGAAACTCGGCAATTGATTGCCAAATATGAAACTTCAACTTGGTCTTGGAAGCACCCAATTCTATCCCCAGAGATTGAGAAAAGACTTAAAGAAGTTCAACAACTCGTAGACAAGGGAAATTCTGTGGATTGTACAGTTGATAAACCACCAGATCGAATCTTAAAAGTTTTTTATGCTCCTGAAATCATGGGGTATAAGACTCTCCAAAGTGCACTCGAAAATATTGTAGATCTGCTTAAAAGCAGCAAAATACAAACCATTGGAGTAGCTGGAATGAAGGGCGTGGGGAAGACAGCACTGATGCAGAACCTAAATAACCATGATGTTGTTGCAGAGATCTTTGATATAGTCATATTTATTAGACTCTCAGCTGATCACACAGATCACGAGCTTCAATGTAAAATAGCAAAGCGATTGAAGGTGGATACTGAAGTCATCAATGATCCAGAGGAAGTTGCGAGAATAATACATGAGGAGCTGCAAACTAAGAAGTATTTGCTGATTTTGGATGGGGCAGCGGATGAAATCAACTTGAGTCAGCTGGGAATACCATGTAATGACAATCACAGTAAGGTGATAATAACTGCTCAACATCGCCAAGTTTGTACCTTGAATGGAGCAGAAAGGATGATTGAGGTAGGCCTGTTATCCCGGGATGAGGCATGGAAGATGTTCTGTAACACTGTAGGTCCTGTGATTGATCTCCCGGACATTCCAGAGATAGCTCGGCGTGTATGTGACAAGTGCTCTTGTCTTCCCCTTCTGATACAAAAGATAGCACGCTCTTTCAGATTGAAAAAGAGTGCTTCCAGCTGGAGGGTAGGACTGGAAGATCTTGAAGAACGATGGCCAGATTATGAGAATGAAGGCGTAAGTGAGTTGTACTCATTCTTGACGTTCTGTTATGATGAATTGAAAgatgaaaacaaaaagaaatgcTTTCTGTATGCTTCATTGTACCCTGCCAATTGTAAGGTTTATACTGACTATTTGGTGGAGTGTTGGGCTGCTCAAAACTTCCTTGGTGATGTTAACAACACAAGGAAATACCAAAAGGCACGCGATCGTGGTCAGGCGATATTGGAACATCTTACTGATGTCTCTCTTCTGGATAGAGGAAAACAGATGATATATGTTTCCATGAATGATTGTATGCAACAACTTGCTTTGCATATATCATCTAAGCACCCTGAATGTAGTTCTTATGTCCAAACTAGAGAGAAACTTGATGATGCCCAAGAATCATTATCATGGGAGAAGGCTAGATGGGTATCAATGATAGACACTAATCTGAAAAATTTGCCAACAAACCAAGATTGTAGCATGCTTTTGATGCTATTGCTGCAGAAGAATCCAGACTTGTCTACAATCCCACAACTGTTTTTCAAGAAACATATGAGAAGTCTTCTCGTGTTGGACTTGTATGGCACTGGAATTAGGTGGTTACCATCATCGATGTCAAAGTTGACAGGTCTTAAAGGGCTCTATCTTAATCACTGTAAGCATCTAAGGCAGTTACCTCCTGCTATTGGAACACTTGTACTTCTTGAGTTCCTCGACATTCAGGGTACTCAGATAAGTTTCATTCCATCTCTTATTGGGTCCTTGATCAGTTTAAGATGCTTCCGTGTCCCATACATCAGAAATGGTGAACAAAATGGAGATCAAACCAGTGATCTTGATCCTCGTGCAATTTCAAGGCTTACAAAATTAGAAGAATTGGTCATTAAAGTAGTTTCCTATGAGGATTGGTGCAGTAATGCAGAAAATGTGATGGTGATGTTGGCTTCTTTGGAACATCTAACCAACCTCCAGTGCAGCTTTCCCTCTTCCGAAATTCTTGACAGATTTCTAAGAAGGAGATCCGGAAGGCAATTTACTTCGTTCCAATTCTTTGTCGGATGTCCAAACTCAAAACGGCCTCAAATTCTGGAGCCTTTTGAGTATAGGATCTGCAAATACATAAGGTATGACAATAGCAAGCATAAGAATACTTTTTCAGTAAGTGAGATACTTCCTCAAACCCATGCAGTTGAATTGGTACACTTCAATGACATTGAAGAAATATCAGAAGTTGGAAAAGAAAACTTGGAGCAAATCCGCGCTCTTTCACTCGAGGAATGCAATGGAATTCGTACCCTTATAGCAGGTAATGAGAATGGTGCTAGAGATGAAAGCACCCTGCCAAATCTAGAGCAATTGCTGTTAAACAAATTGCTTTTACTGAATTGTGTGTTTCAAGGTCCTCTGAATCCTGGATCCCTTTCCAAATTAAAGGTTTTGACATTGAAGAATTGCCCACGTTTAAGAACCATTTTTCGCAATCGGGCTATTCAATACCTCTCAGAACTTCAGAAACTGGAAATTCACAGCTGCATGGAATTAGAAGAACTTATAGTCACAGAGATCGGTGAGGAAGTTCTTCCAAAACTGGAGGTGCTGCTGCTAGCTAACTTGCCAAGATTCCAATTTATATGCACAAATACGATATTGAGATGGTCCTCTCTAGAGCAAGTAAATGTATACAGGTGCCCTTTGTTGAAATTTTTACCCTTTTGCAAGGACAAGGAAACAAACCTAAGATCCATTAGGGGTGAACAAGGATGGTGGAATGAGTTGATGTGGAGACACAAAGCTCAATACCAAGACATATTTCTACCCTCGAGTGAGCTTACATTTTAG